From a single Sporolituus thermophilus DSM 23256 genomic region:
- a CDS encoding S1C family serine protease, with product MTKRLVPFLIVALIGILIGGGLVLSYGGKFLAKPTPQVPLPSLQPPAAQAQLSDARNTPIVRAAQAVGPAVVGITNKAYARDFFNRRVLIEQGTGSGVIFDSNGYIATNYHVVQNAQEIVVSLADGRTFSGRVLGVDPATDLAVVKVDATGLPAAVLGDSDALMVGEPAIAIGNPLGLEFKGSVTAGVISALNRSIEIGERKFKLIQTDAAINPGNSGGALVNADGMVIGINSAKISVPGVEGIGFAIPINTARPILQSIIDKGRVIRAYLGVGVLDKNSAARYGYELTIDKGVYVARVERSGPAGKAGIREGDVILKVAGAEVNSVADLRAVLDNQAVGSRVDVVILRGDQTRTISVLLEEMPADS from the coding sequence ATGACGAAACGACTCGTGCCATTTCTTATCGTCGCGCTGATTGGTATTCTGATTGGCGGCGGTCTGGTATTAAGCTACGGCGGTAAATTTTTGGCCAAACCCACGCCCCAGGTGCCCTTGCCCAGTCTGCAGCCGCCTGCTGCCCAGGCGCAGCTTTCCGACGCGCGCAACACGCCTATCGTTCGCGCCGCCCAGGCCGTTGGTCCGGCGGTTGTCGGCATTACCAACAAAGCTTATGCCCGCGACTTTTTCAACCGCCGGGTCTTGATCGAGCAGGGGACCGGTTCGGGGGTTATCTTTGATAGTAACGGCTATATTGCCACCAACTACCATGTAGTGCAGAATGCTCAGGAAATCGTCGTTTCGCTGGCCGATGGTCGCACCTTTAGCGGCCGGGTGCTGGGCGTTGATCCGGCTACCGACCTGGCCGTGGTCAAGGTGGACGCGACCGGCCTACCGGCGGCCGTACTCGGCGACTCTGATGCCCTCATGGTAGGCGAACCGGCCATTGCCATCGGTAATCCGCTGGGGCTGGAATTCAAGGGCAGCGTGACGGCCGGCGTCATCAGCGCGCTTAATCGCTCCATTGAAATCGGGGAACGCAAATTTAAGCTTATTCAGACCGATGCAGCCATCAATCCCGGCAATTCCGGCGGGGCGCTGGTCAATGCCGACGGCATGGTCATCGGCATCAACAGCGCCAAGATTTCCGTCCCCGGGGTCGAAGGCATCGGTTTTGCCATTCCCATCAACACCGCCCGCCCCATTCTCCAGTCGATCATTGACAAGGGCCGCGTTATCCGTGCTTACCTTGGCGTAGGGGTACTGGACAAAAACTCGGCGGCCCGTTATGGCTATGAACTTACCATCGACAAAGGCGTCTATGTAGCCCGGGTTGAACGCTCCGGCCCAGCAGGCAAGGCCGGTATCCGTGAAGGTGATGTCATTCTGAAAGTTGCCGGCGCCGAAGTTAACAGTGTGGCAGACTTGCGCGCCGTACTGGATAACCAGGCAGTCGGCTCCCGCGTCGATGTGGTTATCCTCCGCGGCGACCAGACCCGCACCATTAGCGTACTGCTCGAGGAAATGCCGGCTGATAGTTAA
- a CDS encoding MBL fold metallo-hydrolase: protein MQVHVLASGSTGNALFFDFDTTKILVDAGISARRIQQALRAIGTSLEKVDAVLVTHEHRDHVSGLPTLTRRYGLPVYTRPGTWENMYCRELIPSACRYDLGDSLEIGSVKIEAFSISHDAADPVGFNFFYRNRKYSVATDLGFVTDSVKKAIACSDVLVLESNHDVDMLKNGSYPWPLKRRIMSNRGHLSNTDAGWALARLPRKNKTEVFLAHLSQENNRPDLAKTTVSTILADQGCCLDSEITLRLTYPDRAASLVEEL, encoded by the coding sequence ATGCAAGTCCACGTTCTGGCCAGCGGGAGCACTGGCAACGCTTTGTTCTTTGATTTCGATACTACCAAAATTCTTGTCGATGCCGGCATCAGCGCCCGGCGCATCCAGCAGGCCCTCCGCGCGATTGGTACGTCGCTTGAGAAAGTGGATGCCGTCCTGGTGACCCATGAACATCGCGACCATGTGAGCGGCCTGCCGACACTGACGCGGCGCTATGGTTTGCCGGTATATACCCGCCCGGGGACATGGGAAAACATGTACTGCCGGGAACTAATTCCAAGCGCGTGTCGCTACGATCTCGGGGACAGTCTCGAGATCGGCAGCGTCAAAATTGAGGCTTTCAGCATTTCCCACGATGCCGCCGACCCGGTAGGGTTCAATTTCTTTTATCGCAACCGCAAGTATAGTGTCGCCACCGACCTGGGCTTTGTCACTGACAGTGTTAAAAAAGCCATTGCTTGCTCAGACGTGCTTGTCCTGGAGTCCAACCATGACGTGGACATGCTGAAAAATGGCTCTTATCCTTGGCCGCTCAAGCGGCGGATTATGAGCAACCGGGGCCATCTTTCCAATACCGACGCAGGCTGGGCGCTAGCCCGCCTGCCCAGGAAAAACAAGACGGAAGTTTTCCTGGCGCACCTAAGCCAGGAAAACAACCGCCCAGACCTGGCCAAGACGACGGTCAGCACTATTTTGGCCGACCAGGGCTGCTGCCTTGACAGTGAAATCACCCTGCGGCTGACCTATCCTGACCGCGCGGCTAGTCTGGTCGAAGAACTGTAA
- the rlmH gene encoding 23S rRNA (pseudouridine(1915)-N(3))-methyltransferase RlmH gives MKITIVAVGKIKEKYLTAGIAEYTKRLGPYCRLEIIEVDEERMPADPSAAAKEKVLAREGERLLKHVRGGSYLIVLDVRGKALSSEELAEKIDALALTGQSDVTFVIGGAFGLSPAVLAAANERLSFSRMTFTHQMIRLLLVEQLYRAFKISRGEPYHW, from the coding sequence ATGAAAATCACGATTGTTGCCGTAGGCAAGATTAAAGAGAAATACCTTACCGCCGGCATCGCCGAATATACCAAACGGCTTGGCCCTTACTGCCGCCTGGAAATCATCGAAGTGGACGAGGAACGCATGCCGGCCGACCCTTCGGCCGCGGCGAAGGAAAAGGTGTTGGCCCGTGAGGGTGAACGGCTGCTTAAGCACGTCCGTGGCGGCAGCTACTTAATCGTCCTCGACGTCCGGGGTAAGGCCCTTTCCTCGGAAGAACTGGCGGAAAAAATCGACGCTCTGGCCCTGACGGGCCAGAGCGATGTTACCTTTGTCATCGGCGGCGCGTTCGGTTTGTCGCCGGCTGTTTTGGCGGCGGCGAATGAACGGCTGAGCTTTTCCCGGATGACGTTTACCCATCAGATGATCCGGCTGCTTTTAGTCGAGCAGCTTTATCGGGCGTTTAAGATTAGCCGGGGCGAACCGTATCACTGGTAA